From the genome of Chthoniobacterales bacterium, one region includes:
- a CDS encoding NAD(P)/FAD-dependent oxidoreductase, translating to METFDVVIAGGGPGGSAAGTFLARAGLRVLILEKDRFPRFRIGESLLPYGNDLLREMGVWDKVAASGQFMPKPGAEFCTADGGRQLQFWFENRLGPAYASTFQVDRAKFDELLLDHAASVGCTVRQACPVVGIQPHPDHVVITCDEAGVRREVRARWLIDATGRDALVGRTLGIPRLPTQASVRIATYAHFRGVGRHEGPAAGSITISRLRDGWFWFIPLDAERTSVGHVQRTADFKATGRSPGQSFTDAVAANAGLASRMQAAERLGDFRTTGDYSFRHGTFAPHPRILLTGDAAGFVDPIFSSGVMIALKSGRSAARLIASRPDRALSPAARRNYTREATRMMNVYVRMIETFYDDAGFELLMDPQPVLEIPSAVAAVVGGNTELPFRLRWRLEAFYFLARLQRWLPVAPRISTFSGSPERSDSRS from the coding sequence ATGGAAACCTTTGATGTCGTCATCGCCGGAGGGGGCCCCGGGGGCAGCGCCGCCGGCACGTTCCTCGCCCGCGCCGGCCTCCGGGTTCTCATTCTCGAGAAGGACCGGTTTCCGCGCTTTCGAATCGGCGAGTCGCTCCTGCCCTACGGGAACGACCTCCTGCGCGAGATGGGCGTGTGGGACAAAGTCGCTGCCTCCGGCCAGTTCATGCCGAAGCCTGGCGCCGAATTCTGCACCGCCGACGGCGGACGCCAATTGCAATTCTGGTTCGAGAACCGGCTCGGTCCCGCCTACGCGAGCACCTTCCAGGTCGACCGCGCAAAGTTCGACGAATTGCTCCTCGATCACGCCGCCAGCGTTGGTTGCACGGTCCGCCAGGCCTGCCCGGTCGTCGGCATCCAGCCGCATCCCGACCACGTCGTCATCACCTGCGACGAAGCCGGCGTCCGGCGGGAAGTGCGCGCGCGCTGGTTGATCGACGCCACCGGCCGCGACGCCCTCGTGGGCCGCACCCTCGGCATTCCCCGGCTTCCCACCCAGGCCTCGGTCCGCATTGCCACCTACGCGCACTTTCGCGGCGTTGGTCGCCACGAAGGGCCGGCCGCCGGCAGCATCACCATCTCGCGACTGCGCGATGGCTGGTTCTGGTTCATTCCCCTCGACGCGGAAAGAACGTCCGTCGGTCACGTCCAGCGCACCGCCGATTTCAAGGCGACCGGGCGCTCCCCCGGCCAAAGTTTCACCGACGCCGTCGCCGCGAACGCCGGTCTCGCCTCCCGCATGCAGGCGGCCGAGCGCCTTGGCGACTTCCGCACGACCGGCGATTACAGCTTCCGCCACGGCACCTTCGCGCCGCACCCCCGCATTCTGCTCACCGGCGACGCCGCCGGCTTCGTCGACCCCATTTTTTCCTCCGGTGTGATGATTGCCCTGAAGTCCGGCCGCAGCGCTGCCCGTCTCATTGCCTCCCGGCCCGATCGCGCGCTCTCCCCCGCCGCCCGCCGGAATTACACCCGCGAGGCCACCCGCATGATGAACGTCTACGTGCGAATGATCGAGACCTTCTACGACGATGCCGGCTTCGAGCTGCTGATGGACCCCCAGCCCGTGCTCGAAATTCCGAGCGCCGTTGCGGCGGTCGTCGGCGGCAACACCGAGCTGCCCTTCCGTCTCCGCTGGCGCCTCGAGGCCTTCTATTTCCTCGCCCGGCTCCAGCGCTGGCTGCCCGTGGCCCCGCGCATTTCGACCTTTTCCGGCTCCCCCGAACGGAGTGATTCTCGATCATGA
- a CDS encoding phosphopantetheine-binding protein → MEVNLTDLKQLLIENCMLRMSPDEISETAPLFEPTGLGLDSIDALQLAVAVEKSYGVSIKDATVAREALHSLGALRDWIGRQAPQ, encoded by the coding sequence ATGGAAGTAAATCTCACCGATCTCAAGCAGCTCCTCATCGAAAACTGCATGCTGCGGATGTCGCCCGACGAAATCTCGGAGACGGCGCCGCTGTTCGAGCCTACCGGTCTGGGTCTTGATTCCATCGATGCCCTGCAGCTCGCCGTCGCAGTCGAAAAATCCTACGGCGTGTCGATCAAGGATGCCACTGTTGCCCGTGAGGCCCTGCATAGTCTGGGGGCTCTCCGCGACTGGATCGGCCGACAGGCGCCCCAGTAG